The window GCCGCTTCTGCTCCACGAATAAGTGGAGATAACTAACCAAACAACTTATTTGAGTTTGGAAAAGTCGAAAGGACCTACATAACCTGCGGTTGAACGGATATCAACGGTTTCTGGACGCTGGTAATCATCATCAACTTCGCCAAATGGGTGCTGAGTGGTCAGAGTCAGGTAGCCGAAGCCATTAATATCTTTGTACCAGTATGGAGACGTGGTTTCTGAACCATAAGGCGTGGTCGCGATGCGAGCCAAAGACTTCTTAGTGATGTCGTAAGCCCAAACCATATCGTTCGGGTGGGAGCTAGTGTCTTCGCCGATAACCAGAATGTCGGTACCTTCTAGGAATGCGACATTGTCAGGGCTCGCAAGTCCATCGACATCACAACTATTACCTTCTAACGCGGTGCCGGTGTAGTCAGCAGATTGGCCAGCTAACAGGCCCTTCATGTTATAAGCCACATACGCTGAACCGATGGTCTCATCCAACGCCACACTCAGCGAGTAAACACCGCCGCAAGAAATTTCTTCTACCTGAATATCGCCTTTTTCATCAGACATACCTTTTGCTACTTCAGACATTGCAACATAGAGTTTGCTATCGCGCGCGTTAAAAGTGATGCCTTCTTCCTTACGGAATTCCGAAGTTCCGCCCATCATTGCGGCGTATCGGCGAGTTTCCAGACGCGAAGCTAAAACGCCGTCTGCCGCATCAACAGAACCAGAACCATCAATGTCTTTCAGTTTCAAACATTCAGTGACTTTGTCACCGTTAACGGTAACGGCGGTGAAGCCCGCAGTAGGACAGCCACCATCAACGGCTGCTTCCGTGTCGAACACGTCCGAGAATAAAGGTTTAGCCGCAACCACTTCACGAACTTGTTCGTTCGAGGCGTGACCAAGATCAATCCAGCTGATCACTGCTTCACCAAGCCCCTTTTCGGAAGTCTGGTGCCATTTCGCAGCATATAAAGTACCGGCACTAAGGTCTTTCGCTGTGTCAGCAACGAACATAAACAAACCAACGTTGGTGCCGTCATCAGACAAATAGACTGTTTTCTCGTCCGGCATGACGTAAGCAAGCTCATGGGCAAAACGCCCCATCGCGTAGTGCTTCATATAAACCGCTTCACCGGCGTCGTTAACCTGTACTTCTGGCGTCCAACCGTAGTAGTAAGGGCTGTTTTTACTGGCATCGCCCGCCCAAAAGTAGTTGCTGACTTCATCGTAGTACTTGCCGCCAGGGTTACGTG of the Teredinibacter turnerae T7901 genome contains:
- a CDS encoding PhoX family protein, coding for MKRKALYLAMMAICSATLIACSGDDGKDGVNGTDGTNGQPGQDGNDAYTNDITFYEVAPAVTDTEKNTIRTSTKVSVGGEMQNIDYTTLLYTGDEDNGEVYGRVKDYQDNVIKNEDESDYMCNGTEGGQGSGLDHFSILQKNDKLYMVSQFECSVGAMYINELEQDANGELSAKEGTLQFVSQAAEFGGFTHCAGMTTPWESHLGSEEYEPDARNPGGKYYDEVSNYFWAGDASKNSPYYYGWTPEVQVNDAGEAVYMKHYAMGRFAHELAYVMPDEKTVYLSDDGTNVGLFMFVADTAKDLSAGTLYAAKWHQTSEKGLGEAVISWIDLGHASNEQVREVVAAKPLFSDVFDTEAAVDGGCPTAGFTAVTVNGDKVTECLKLKDIDGSGSVDAADGVLASRLETRRYAAMMGGTSEFRKEEGITFNARDSKLYVAMSEVAKGMSDEKGDIQVEEISCGGVYSLSVALDETIGSAYVAYNMKGLLAGQSADYTGTALEGNSCDVDGLASPDNVAFLEGTDILVIGEDTSSHPNDMVWAYDITKKSLARIATTPYGSETTSPYWYKDINGFGYLTLTTQHPFGEVDDDYQRPETVDIRSTAGYVGPFDFSKLK